Proteins co-encoded in one Candidatus Thermoplasmatota archaeon genomic window:
- the pdxS gene encoding pyridoxal 5'-phosphate synthase lyase subunit PdxS → MKNLDITKLRHGTTLVKRGFAQMQKGGVIMDVTCVEHARIAEESGAVAVMALERVPADIRADGGVARMADPKIIQEIMDAVSIPVMAKVRIGHFVEAQALEALGVDMIDESEVLTPADPFYHVDKKKFTVPFVCGCRNLGEAVRRICEGAAMIRTKGEAGTGNIIEAIRHQRMVSSMITYVHTVDQKELHRLAEECLQSYRTSYTTLTNQTVHDDTIIFSDYSYKTMYKEIIEILKEIKSLKRLPVVNFAAGGVATPADAAIMMQLGSDGVFVGSGIFKSSNPKARARAIVEAVAHFDDPQIIAEVSKNLGDAMPGIEIEKLSKEHMLQERGW, encoded by the coding sequence ATGAAAAATCTTGATATAACTAAACTACGCCATGGAACAACATTGGTGAAACGCGGATTTGCACAAATGCAAAAAGGTGGTGTCATCATGGATGTCACTTGTGTTGAGCATGCTCGTATTGCTGAGGAAAGTGGAGCTGTAGCAGTTATGGCTCTCGAGCGTGTTCCTGCGGATATCCGTGCTGATGGTGGTGTTGCGCGAATGGCTGATCCAAAAATAATTCAAGAAATTATGGATGCCGTGAGTATTCCTGTTATGGCTAAGGTTCGTATCGGTCATTTTGTTGAAGCGCAAGCACTCGAAGCACTTGGTGTTGATATGATTGATGAATCAGAGGTACTCACCCCTGCTGATCCCTTTTATCATGTGGATAAAAAAAAGTTCACGGTTCCTTTTGTCTGTGGTTGTCGAAACCTTGGAGAAGCGGTTCGACGTATCTGTGAAGGAGCAGCAATGATTCGAACCAAAGGAGAAGCAGGAACCGGAAATATTATTGAAGCTATACGTCATCAACGCATGGTTTCAAGCATGATTACCTATGTACATACTGTTGATCAGAAGGAACTGCATCGTCTCGCTGAGGAATGTCTGCAGAGCTATCGTACGTCGTATACAACGTTGACCAATCAAACAGTTCATGATGATACGATCATCTTTTCTGATTATTCCTATAAAACAATGTATAAGGAAATCATTGAGATTCTGAAAGAGATCAAATCATTGAAACGCCTTCCGGTTGTAAATTTTGCTGCAGGTGGTGTTGCAACTCCTGCTGATGCTGCAATCATGATGCAGCTCGGGAGTGATGGTGTCTTTGTTGGTTCTGGTATTTTTAAATCATCGAATCCGAAAGCTCGAGCCCGGGCGATTGTCGAAGCAGTTGCACACTTTGACGATCCGCAGATTATTGCAGAGGTAAGTAAAAATCTTGGTGATGCGATGCCAGGAATTGAGATTGAAAAACTCTCCAAGGAACATATGCTTCAAGAAAGAGGTTGGTAA
- the pdxT gene encoding pyridoxal 5'-phosphate synthase glutaminase subunit PdxT yields the protein MVTIRTVGVLCIQGAVHEHIAMMEQVFKNHETLGRVVPVRSKKDIDLLDALILPGGESTTISKMLYSSGMYILLRQRLESQQLPIMGTCAGCVLLAKKITDSDTGVHLLEAMDMCVERNAFGRQKESFEQEITFLGFQKPFPAVFIRAPLITEVWGKRIQVLATLDTKNQKIVAARQNNLLALSFHPELTTDLRIHEYFFKMIL from the coding sequence TTGGTAACAATACGAACCGTTGGTGTTCTCTGTATTCAAGGTGCGGTACATGAACATATCGCTATGATGGAGCAGGTGTTCAAAAACCACGAGACTCTGGGGAGGGTTGTTCCTGTTCGTTCAAAAAAAGATATCGATCTTCTTGATGCGTTGATTCTTCCTGGTGGTGAGAGCACCACTATTTCAAAAATGTTGTATTCTTCTGGTATGTATATCCTGCTTCGTCAAAGGTTAGAATCTCAGCAGTTGCCTATCATGGGGACGTGTGCAGGGTGTGTGTTGCTTGCGAAGAAAATTACTGACTCCGATACCGGGGTTCATCTTTTAGAAGCAATGGACATGTGTGTTGAGCGGAACGCATTTGGCAGGCAGAAGGAATCCTTTGAACAAGAAATCACATTTTTAGGATTTCAGAAACCATTTCCAGCTGTTTTTATTCGGGCACCCTTGATTACTGAAGTATGGGGAAAGAGGATTCAGGTACTTGCAACACTTGATACAAAAAATCAAAAAATAGTTGCTGCCAGACAGAATAATCTGCTGGCATTATCGTTTCATCCTGAGCTTACCACTGATCTCAGGATTCATGAGTATTTTTTCAAGATGATTCTTTAG
- a CDS encoding Lrp/AsnC ligand binding domain-containing protein, which translates to MAIGFVLISAAPAHEHEVYNKLSKVPQIIELHPLFGEYDLIAKIEAEDFETLGEIVVNKIRSIPGVIDTKTLTGTKF; encoded by the coding sequence ATGGCTATAGGTTTCGTACTAATAAGTGCAGCACCTGCACATGAACATGAGGTCTATAACAAACTATCAAAAGTACCACAAATCATTGAACTTCACCCGTTATTTGGGGAATATGATCTTATTGCCAAAATTGAAGCAGAAGACTTTGAAACCCTTGGAGAGATCGTTGTTAATAAAATCAGATCAATTCCTGGTGTCATCGATACAAAAACACTGACTGGGACGAAATTTTAA